In Cycloclasticus sp., a single genomic region encodes these proteins:
- a CDS encoding SDR family NAD(P)-dependent oxidoreductase, which translates to MMMKDKVVLVTGAGRGIGRAMAIMMAKEGAKVVVNDLGAGVGGEETGESPAEEVVATIRAAGGEAVINGDNVANLEGAEAMIEAAIDNFGRIDTVVNNAGILRDRIFHKMSPEEWSSVINVHLNGSFNTAHFAAKHFKKQESGSFVFMTSTSGLIGNFGQANYSAAKAGIASLSKSIALDMQRYNVRSNCISPFAWSRMIGAIPVNTPEEKARVDKLKEMTPDKIAPMAVYLASDSAADVSGQIFAVRNNEVFLMGQSRPLRSTHRSEGWTPQTISEHAIPALKSSFYPLDRSADVFSWDPV; encoded by the coding sequence ATGATGATGAAAGATAAAGTAGTGCTCGTTACGGGAGCAGGTCGTGGTATCGGTCGTGCAATGGCCATTATGATGGCTAAAGAAGGGGCGAAAGTGGTTGTTAATGACCTTGGCGCGGGTGTTGGTGGTGAAGAGACGGGTGAAAGTCCAGCTGAAGAAGTGGTGGCAACCATTCGTGCGGCAGGTGGTGAGGCGGTTATCAATGGTGATAATGTCGCTAACCTTGAGGGCGCAGAAGCGATGATTGAAGCGGCCATTGATAATTTTGGTCGAATTGATACGGTCGTCAATAATGCCGGTATTTTACGCGATAGAATTTTCCATAAAATGTCACCTGAAGAGTGGAGTTCTGTGATCAACGTGCATTTAAACGGAAGCTTTAATACGGCCCACTTTGCAGCTAAACATTTTAAGAAACAAGAAAGTGGTAGCTTTGTTTTTATGACCTCAACGTCTGGTTTAATTGGTAACTTTGGTCAAGCAAACTATTCAGCTGCAAAAGCAGGTATAGCATCACTGTCTAAAAGTATTGCGCTAGATATGCAGCGTTACAACGTGCGTTCTAACTGTATATCACCTTTTGCATGGAGCCGAATGATTGGTGCTATCCCAGTAAACACACCAGAAGAAAAAGCGAGAGTCGATAAATTAAAAGAAATGACACCCGATAAGATTGCGCCGATGGCTGTTTATTTAGCCAGTGATTCGGCGGCTGATGTATCCGGTCAAATTTTTGCTGTACGAAATAATGAAGTCTTCTTGATGGGGCAATCTAGACCGTTGCGTTCAACGCACCGTTCAGAAGGGTGGACACCACAAACTATTTCAGAACACGCGATTCCAGCGTTGAAAAGCAGCTTCTATCCGTTAGACCGCTCCGCGGATGTCTTTTCATGGGATCCAGTTTAA
- a CDS encoding crotonase/enoyl-CoA hydratase family protein: protein MTTDVISEVKDGIAIWRMNRVDTRNAISDGNMINDLVSLAEQAQKDSQIRVVILTGNGPAFSSGGNVKKIREEMTESDKTPHELATWYREGIQRIPLAFQALDVPIIAAVNGPAIGAGCDLTCMCDIRIAGQSARFAESFVKLGIIPGDGGSWLLPRAIGLAKASEMAFTGEPISSEEALKFGLVSKVVPDEQLMDEAIALAQRIAVNPPVSVRMTKQLIREGQRTDLNTHLQMAAVMQAVSHRTDDHREAMDAIFEKRQGEFKGR, encoded by the coding sequence GTGACAACAGACGTAATAAGTGAAGTAAAAGATGGCATTGCTATTTGGCGGATGAATCGCGTTGATACGCGAAATGCCATATCTGATGGCAATATGATCAATGATTTAGTGTCCTTAGCCGAACAGGCGCAAAAGGATAGTCAAATTAGAGTCGTTATTTTAACAGGCAACGGCCCCGCGTTTTCTTCGGGCGGTAATGTTAAAAAGATTCGTGAAGAAATGACTGAATCGGATAAAACACCACATGAGTTGGCAACCTGGTATCGCGAAGGCATTCAACGCATCCCATTAGCGTTCCAAGCATTGGATGTGCCGATTATTGCCGCGGTTAATGGCCCTGCGATTGGCGCGGGGTGTGACCTTACATGTATGTGTGATATTCGCATTGCTGGACAAAGCGCACGCTTTGCTGAAAGTTTCGTTAAGTTGGGCATCATCCCAGGTGATGGCGGTTCGTGGTTATTGCCGCGTGCGATTGGTTTGGCAAAAGCTTCTGAAATGGCCTTTACCGGCGAGCCGATTAGCTCAGAGGAAGCCTTAAAATTTGGGCTTGTTTCAAAAGTAGTTCCGGATGAGCAATTGATGGATGAAGCGATTGCATTAGCTCAACGTATTGCTGTCAACCCACCTGTTTCAGTACGGATGACAAAACAGTTAATCCGTGAAGGACAGCGAACTGACTTAAATACACACTTACAAATGGCCGCAGTGATGCAAGCAGTCTCGCATCGGACAGATGATCATCGGGAAGCGATGGACGCCATTTTTGAAAAACGCCAAGGTGAATTTAAAGGTCGGTAA
- a CDS encoding acyl-CoA dehydrogenase, with protein sequence MSELAQLIEQSATRLFEDFSDSNAHELMEAGQFPETLWSDFLADGWLTTLLSESDGGSGLGLAGGCVLMRLAGYYSVPLPVLESLMAVYLAAESGFTVNDELLVPAIISEPLKADSEYTIRGVPWARHASSLLVILSSNNETRVSMLSCQSVTIVEGQNMAGEARDDVTINTTQLNDSQSLSGIDIEQVKSWLALGRAAQMAGSLQRVLEMTVEYANDRSQFGRAIGKFQAVQQQMAVLAEMTSASICAVDAAIDHLASEQEWELIACAKITTGESAGYAAKTAHAVHAAIGFTQEYPLQLNTRRLWSWRDEYGNEAQWSAKLGKHCFQLETDNLWSWLTTQTS encoded by the coding sequence ATGAGTGAATTAGCACAATTAATTGAACAGTCAGCGACTCGTTTATTTGAAGATTTCTCAGACAGTAACGCTCATGAGTTAATGGAAGCGGGGCAGTTTCCAGAAACGCTTTGGTCAGACTTTTTAGCTGACGGTTGGTTAACAACCTTATTATCCGAAAGCGATGGAGGCTCTGGCCTCGGTCTTGCGGGTGGTTGTGTGTTAATGAGGCTTGCTGGCTATTATTCGGTACCGTTGCCGGTGCTAGAGTCGTTGATGGCGGTTTACCTTGCGGCTGAGTCGGGTTTTACTGTTAACGATGAACTCTTGGTTCCGGCGATTATATCGGAGCCTTTAAAAGCTGATTCTGAGTACACCATTAGGGGCGTACCTTGGGCGCGACACGCCTCGTCTTTGCTGGTTATACTTAGTAGCAATAATGAGACACGGGTCAGTATGCTTTCTTGTCAGAGCGTCACTATCGTTGAAGGTCAAAATATGGCCGGTGAGGCTCGCGATGACGTGACCATCAATACAACTCAACTTAACGATTCTCAGAGCCTTAGTGGCATCGATATTGAACAAGTTAAATCGTGGTTAGCACTGGGCCGTGCGGCTCAAATGGCAGGTTCGCTACAACGAGTGTTAGAAATGACGGTTGAGTACGCCAATGATCGCTCACAATTCGGCCGCGCCATTGGTAAGTTTCAGGCGGTGCAACAACAAATGGCTGTGTTGGCTGAAATGACGAGCGCGTCCATTTGCGCGGTAGATGCTGCTATAGATCATTTAGCTAGCGAGCAAGAATGGGAATTAATTGCCTGTGCGAAAATTACTACAGGAGAGTCTGCAGGTTATGCGGCTAAAACGGCCCACGCTGTTCATGCAGCTATCGGCTTTACTCAAGAGTACCCACTACAGCTAAACACACGCCGATTATGGTCATGGCGTGATGAGTACGGTAACGAAGCACAATGGTCGGCAAAATTAGGTAAGCATTGTTTTCAATTAGAAACTGATAACTTGTGGAGTTGGTTGACAACACAGACGAGTTAA
- a CDS encoding acyl-CoA dehydrogenase family protein: MKEISIPLGNDYADIRDAVNKICADFPGEYWRKLDAESAYPEEFVNALTESGFLSALIPEEYGGVGLPLRAAAVIMETIHASGGSASACHAQMYIMGAVLRHGSEEQKQKYLPKIASGELRLQAFGVTEPTSGSDTTKLRTKAVKKGDKYIVNGQKVWTSRAFQSDLMLLLARTTPLEEVSKPTDGMSIFLVDMREVVGNGMEIRAIDAMINHNTTEVFFDNMEIPADSLIGEEGKGFRYVMSGMNAERVIIAGESIGDARFFIQRAKDYASERKIFGGPIAKNQGIQFPIARAYAEIEAAELMARKAAALFEAGESCGAEANMAKMLCAEAAWNAGEACMQTHGGFAFAREYDIERKWREARLYLIAPISTNMILSYIGQHVLGMPKSY, encoded by the coding sequence ATGAAGGAAATTTCTATACCACTAGGTAATGACTACGCCGATATTCGTGACGCGGTTAACAAGATATGTGCTGACTTTCCTGGCGAGTACTGGCGCAAATTGGATGCTGAAAGCGCCTATCCAGAAGAATTTGTTAATGCGTTAACAGAGTCGGGTTTTTTATCGGCACTAATTCCTGAAGAGTACGGTGGTGTTGGTTTACCACTACGCGCTGCAGCCGTCATTATGGAAACGATTCATGCTTCAGGCGGTTCTGCTTCTGCCTGTCATGCACAAATGTACATTATGGGCGCTGTTCTAAGGCATGGGAGTGAAGAGCAAAAACAGAAATATTTACCAAAAATAGCATCGGGTGAATTAAGGCTGCAGGCGTTTGGTGTGACTGAACCTACATCTGGGTCTGATACGACTAAGTTAAGAACGAAGGCCGTTAAAAAGGGTGATAAATACATCGTTAACGGGCAAAAAGTATGGACCAGTCGTGCGTTCCAATCTGATTTGATGCTGTTGTTGGCGCGTACAACGCCATTAGAAGAAGTGTCGAAACCAACCGATGGGATGTCTATTTTCTTGGTTGATATGCGTGAAGTTGTTGGCAATGGTATGGAAATTCGTGCCATTGACGCGATGATAAATCACAATACCACCGAAGTGTTTTTCGACAATATGGAAATTCCTGCGGACTCGCTGATTGGTGAGGAAGGCAAAGGTTTCCGTTATGTTATGAGCGGGATGAATGCTGAGCGGGTTATTATTGCCGGTGAAAGCATTGGCGATGCTCGTTTCTTTATTCAACGCGCTAAAGATTACGCTAGTGAAAGGAAGATTTTTGGTGGACCTATTGCTAAAAACCAAGGTATTCAATTCCCGATTGCTAGAGCGTATGCGGAAATTGAAGCAGCAGAATTAATGGCGCGTAAAGCGGCGGCTCTTTTTGAAGCGGGTGAATCGTGTGGTGCCGAAGCGAATATGGCGAAGATGTTGTGTGCCGAAGCGGCTTGGAATGCCGGTGAGGCTTGCATGCAAACGCATGGTGGTTTTGCCTTTGCGCGTGAATATGATATTGAACGAAAATGGCGTGAAGCGAGACTGTATTTGATAGCGCCTATTTCAACTAACATGATTTTAAGTTATATCGGGCAGCACGTATTGGGCATGCCTAAGTCGTACTAA
- a CDS encoding CoA transferase: MSEQKETELPLKGIRVYEIGTSVAAPFGTWILAALGAEVIKVEPEGRGDDCRHWGPPFWNGTSAMFQALNRDKKSVTVDLNDPKDKAWLRNEMVTKADVVLQNMRPGKVSNLGLGAEQMCKENPALVYCNIWAFGETGPMADKPGYDPLMQAYSGLMSLNGEEGRPPVRIGTSAIDMGTGMWCSIAIIAALFDRQKTGKGCVVDTALYETALSWMTYHMAGYHATGNLPTPQGSGVQGISPYQAYECSDGYLVVAAPNNKLFDLLKGVMGNPTWADEPHFETNPKRFENKVELNRRMTEILIKEPRSHWQKKLDDVGIPNSPIQLVDEVLNDPQTQSLGIVQESVENAMKLVGLPIKFNGKRPPLQNEAPALGADNDTYKN, translated from the coding sequence ATGTCAGAACAAAAAGAAACTGAATTACCACTTAAGGGCATTCGTGTATACGAAATAGGTACCAGTGTGGCTGCGCCGTTCGGCACTTGGATTCTTGCAGCGCTTGGTGCGGAAGTTATAAAAGTTGAGCCCGAGGGCCGCGGCGATGATTGTCGCCATTGGGGCCCCCCTTTTTGGAATGGCACCTCCGCTATGTTTCAGGCGCTAAATCGGGATAAAAAGTCAGTCACCGTGGATTTAAATGATCCTAAGGATAAGGCTTGGCTTAGAAACGAAATGGTGACTAAGGCCGATGTTGTTTTACAAAATATGCGCCCTGGTAAAGTATCGAATTTAGGTCTTGGTGCTGAGCAAATGTGTAAAGAGAATCCGGCGCTTGTGTATTGCAATATATGGGCATTTGGTGAGACCGGGCCAATGGCTGATAAGCCAGGTTATGACCCCCTTATGCAAGCATACAGTGGTCTAATGAGTTTGAACGGAGAAGAAGGTCGTCCTCCAGTACGTATAGGAACCTCAGCGATAGATATGGGTACCGGTATGTGGTGTTCTATCGCGATCATCGCGGCGTTATTTGACCGTCAAAAAACAGGCAAGGGCTGTGTTGTCGATACCGCACTTTACGAAACAGCGCTGAGTTGGATGACCTATCATATGGCGGGTTATCACGCGACGGGTAATCTCCCTACACCGCAAGGGTCTGGGGTGCAGGGTATTTCGCCGTACCAAGCGTATGAGTGCTCAGATGGCTATCTCGTTGTTGCAGCGCCTAATAATAAACTATTTGATTTGCTGAAAGGTGTGATGGGTAACCCAACGTGGGCAGATGAACCACACTTTGAAACAAACCCTAAGCGATTCGAAAACAAGGTCGAGTTGAACCGCCGCATGACCGAAATTTTAATAAAAGAACCTCGTTCCCATTGGCAGAAAAAACTAGATGATGTGGGTATTCCGAATTCACCAATTCAATTAGTTGACGAGGTACTCAATGATCCGCAAACTCAATCATTAGGAATTGTTCAAGAGTCTGTAGAAAATGCGATGAAATTAGTGGGCCTACCGATTAAATTTAATGGCAAAAGGCCACCATTACAAAATGAAGCGCCTGCATTAGGTGCCGATAACGATACTTATAAAAATTAA
- a CDS encoding AMP-binding protein, producing the protein MAANELSYDFGVSDVPLMGKTIGVVFDEAVARWSDKLAIVSCHQGIRWSYQEYKEKVDALANGLVELGLKPGDRIGIWSQNNAEWAVIQFATAKAGLIMVNINPAYRSAELEYALTKSGCVALITSPEFKSSNYIEILHKLAPEIANCQPGQLESKRLPALKTLIRLGEEKTAGMHNYSDVMELASDNSAAELERLSHTLQFDDAINIQFTSGTTGSPKGATLSHHGIVNNANLTGVTMGVTVSDTVCISVPMYHCFGMVIGTLMSVVRGCTAVLPGEYFEPSSVMETIQSEACTVLYGVPTMFIAMLGLDNFKSYDVSSLRTGVMAGSPCPVEVMKQVIKEMHMDKITVAYGMTELSPVSNQSLMDDSFDIRVSTVGVSHPHVEGKIVDENNRIVARGEIGEYCARGYSVMIGYWDDTEKTAESIDAGGWMHTGDLATMDENGYVTVVGRSKDMVIRGGENIYPKEIEDLLYRHEKIADIQVIGVPDEKFGEEICAWVKVAAGCQLDESELRAYCKEEMAHYKVPRYIKFVDEFPMTITGKIQKFVMRDVMKKELGL; encoded by the coding sequence ATGGCAGCAAATGAGTTGAGTTATGACTTTGGCGTAAGTGATGTTCCCTTAATGGGTAAAACGATAGGCGTCGTATTTGACGAAGCAGTTGCGCGTTGGTCTGATAAGTTGGCAATTGTTAGCTGTCATCAAGGGATACGCTGGAGCTACCAGGAATATAAAGAAAAAGTAGATGCCCTTGCCAATGGTCTTGTAGAACTAGGTCTTAAGCCGGGTGATCGAATTGGTATTTGGTCCCAAAATAATGCTGAATGGGCGGTCATACAGTTTGCAACTGCGAAAGCTGGGCTGATAATGGTCAATATTAACCCAGCTTATCGAAGCGCCGAACTTGAGTATGCGTTAACGAAATCAGGTTGTGTTGCCTTGATAACATCGCCTGAATTTAAAAGCAGCAACTATATCGAGATCTTACACAAGTTGGCCCCTGAAATAGCCAACTGTCAGCCCGGTCAACTGGAATCGAAAAGACTGCCTGCTCTTAAAACGCTTATTCGTTTAGGCGAAGAAAAAACAGCAGGGATGCACAACTACAGTGATGTAATGGAATTGGCTTCAGACAATAGTGCGGCAGAGCTTGAGCGACTTTCGCATACCCTACAGTTTGATGATGCCATTAACATACAGTTCACCAGTGGTACAACGGGCTCCCCTAAAGGTGCAACACTCAGTCATCACGGCATTGTAAATAACGCGAATTTAACCGGTGTGACGATGGGCGTTACGGTGTCCGACACTGTCTGTATTTCGGTGCCGATGTATCACTGCTTTGGGATGGTAATTGGTACCTTAATGTCGGTGGTCAGAGGCTGTACGGCTGTGCTTCCAGGTGAGTATTTTGAGCCTAGCAGTGTGATGGAAACTATTCAGAGTGAGGCGTGTACCGTTTTATACGGTGTGCCAACGATGTTCATTGCAATGTTGGGTCTAGATAATTTCAAGTCATACGATGTGAGTTCACTACGCACAGGCGTTATGGCGGGATCACCGTGCCCTGTGGAAGTAATGAAGCAAGTCATTAAAGAAATGCATATGGATAAAATTACGGTTGCGTATGGCATGACCGAGTTAAGTCCTGTTTCAAATCAGTCCTTGATGGATGATTCGTTTGACATACGAGTATCGACAGTCGGTGTGTCACACCCACATGTCGAAGGAAAAATAGTCGATGAAAACAATCGCATCGTAGCCAGAGGTGAAATTGGTGAATATTGCGCTCGTGGATACAGCGTGATGATTGGTTATTGGGATGATACTGAGAAGACAGCAGAATCGATTGATGCGGGCGGTTGGATGCATACAGGTGACCTTGCGACAATGGATGAAAATGGTTATGTCACCGTTGTAGGGCGATCTAAAGATATGGTGATACGCGGAGGCGAAAACATTTACCCGAAAGAAATAGAAGACCTGTTATATCGACATGAAAAAATTGCCGATATCCAAGTTATCGGTGTGCCGGATGAGAAATTTGGTGAAGAAATTTGTGCATGGGTGAAAGTTGCTGCTGGCTGTCAGTTAGATGAAAGTGAGCTTAGGGCTTATTGCAAAGAAGAAATGGCTCATTACAAAGTGCCCAGATACATTAAATTTGTTGATGAATTTCCGATGACGATTACGGGGAAAATTCAAAAATTTGTGATGCGAGATGTGATGAAAAAAGAACTAGGCTTATAA
- a CDS encoding acyl-CoA dehydrogenase family protein yields MKKLYFTPVITGEKEAALRAEVRSFLDHYGAFNVSNIIDSWSICDPELSRALAEKGWLGMTWPTEYGGGSRSYLERYVVIEELLAAGAPVGAHWVADRQSGPLLLRFGSEEQRQYFLPKIVRGECFFAIGMSEPNSGSDLASIKTRAEKVDGGWLINGSKIWTSWAHVCHQMITLCRTAPPSDNRHAGMSQLIVDLSQKGITVRPIITLAGEAHFNEIFFDDVFVPDNRVVGQVNEGWSQVVAELAFERSGPERFLSSYQLLEAAIKELRETNLMQQAEPIIGKFVARLMVLRQMSLSVANQLQEGKLPINEASVVKDLGTSFEQELPEAMRLILATEPRSSANGGVARLLSDSILKAPSFSLRGGTREILRGIIARGLGLR; encoded by the coding sequence ATGAAGAAGCTGTATTTTACCCCTGTAATAACGGGCGAGAAAGAAGCGGCCTTAAGAGCTGAGGTTCGTTCATTTTTAGACCATTACGGGGCGTTTAATGTTTCAAATATCATCGACTCCTGGTCCATTTGTGATCCAGAACTAAGTCGGGCATTAGCCGAAAAAGGCTGGCTAGGGATGACCTGGCCCACTGAATACGGTGGGGGAAGTCGCAGTTACCTTGAACGATACGTCGTGATCGAAGAGTTGTTAGCGGCCGGAGCACCGGTGGGTGCGCATTGGGTAGCAGATCGCCAAAGTGGCCCGCTGTTGTTACGTTTTGGCAGCGAAGAGCAGCGTCAGTATTTTTTACCGAAAATAGTACGCGGTGAGTGTTTCTTTGCTATTGGTATGAGTGAACCTAATAGTGGCTCTGACTTGGCATCCATTAAAACGCGAGCCGAGAAAGTAGATGGTGGCTGGCTTATTAATGGTTCTAAAATCTGGACTAGTTGGGCTCATGTTTGCCACCAAATGATCACCTTGTGCCGGACAGCTCCACCGTCTGATAACCGCCATGCGGGGATGAGTCAGCTGATAGTCGACCTGAGTCAGAAAGGCATTACAGTTCGCCCTATTATCACATTGGCCGGTGAGGCGCACTTCAATGAAATCTTCTTTGATGATGTTTTCGTTCCAGATAATAGAGTGGTTGGTCAGGTTAATGAAGGCTGGAGCCAAGTGGTGGCGGAATTGGCCTTTGAACGAAGTGGGCCAGAGCGTTTTTTAAGTAGTTATCAATTACTTGAAGCGGCTATAAAGGAACTTCGTGAGACTAATTTAATGCAACAAGCAGAACCCATTATTGGTAAATTTGTTGCGAGGTTGATGGTTTTAAGGCAAATGTCGCTTTCTGTTGCGAATCAATTGCAGGAAGGAAAATTACCCATTAACGAGGCTTCTGTTGTTAAAGACCTTGGTACGTCATTTGAGCAAGAACTGCCAGAAGCGATGCGCTTGATTTTGGCGACTGAGCCGCGTTCATCAGCTAACGGAGGGGTCGCGCGTTTGTTATCCGATTCAATATTAAAAGCACCTTCCTTCTCGTTACGCGGTGGTACACGTGAAATTCTTCGAGGCATTATTGCGAGGGGCCTTGGTCTACGATGA
- a CDS encoding glucose 1-dehydrogenase gives MGRVSGKIALVTGGAMGMGRTHCELLAAEGATVIVTDMNEAEGQATVKSIVADGGNAEFLPLNVTVESEWLSVVEKVTASHGQIDVLVNNAGILIVKQLEETTTEEWDRTFDINVKGVFFGTKAVLPAMQKAGGGSIVNISSIYGLVGAPVSAAYQATKGAVKLFTKATAVDYAQYNIRVNSVHPGVIDTPMTKDLLHGDEETRQAILGTTILDRPAQPKEVSYAVLHLASDDSSFMNGSEMVVDGGYTAV, from the coding sequence ATGGGTAGAGTCAGTGGAAAAATAGCATTAGTAACGGGTGGCGCAATGGGTATGGGACGTACGCATTGTGAATTGTTGGCGGCCGAGGGCGCGACAGTTATTGTCACCGATATGAATGAAGCTGAAGGCCAAGCGACGGTTAAAAGTATCGTTGCTGACGGCGGTAACGCTGAGTTCTTACCATTGAATGTGACAGTAGAATCTGAATGGCTTAGCGTTGTGGAAAAGGTTACTGCGTCACATGGTCAAATAGATGTACTTGTTAACAATGCAGGTATTCTTATTGTTAAACAATTAGAAGAAACCACAACAGAAGAGTGGGATCGTACATTTGATATTAATGTAAAAGGCGTCTTCTTTGGCACAAAAGCCGTATTGCCAGCGATGCAAAAAGCAGGTGGTGGTTCAATTGTTAATATTTCGTCAATTTACGGTCTAGTAGGCGCGCCTGTTTCGGCTGCTTATCAAGCCACTAAAGGTGCCGTGAAATTATTTACTAAAGCAACAGCGGTTGATTATGCGCAATACAATATTCGCGTGAATTCTGTCCATCCAGGTGTTATTGATACGCCAATGACAAAAGATTTATTGCATGGTGACGAAGAAACGCGCCAAGCTATTTTGGGTACAACGATATTGGATAGACCGGCACAACCAAAAGAAGTGTCTTATGCAGTATTACATTTAGCGAGCGATGATTCATCCTTTATGAATGGCTCTGAAATGGTTGTTGATGGCGGATACACAGCGGTTTAA
- a CDS encoding enoyl-CoA hydratase/isomerase family protein, translating into MKYEDFQHLLFDRKENGVLLMTLNRPEVMNATNARLHWELTKIWAVIQDDDSVKNVVVTGAGDRAFSAGGDLDWVSGMVGNPKAIEGVRQEAADLVYNILSFEKPIISAINGVAVGAGLVVAMLADISIISKEKGKFTDGHVKLGVAAGDHAAIIWPLLCGMAKAKYYLMTAEFINGEQAESMGMVSLCVPHDELMDEAFRVANQLAKGSQSAINGTKNTLNGWMKMASPIFEASLREEMLNFLSDDAKEGVAAVREKRAPNFPSAQ; encoded by the coding sequence ATGAAATATGAAGATTTTCAACATTTATTGTTTGACCGTAAAGAAAACGGAGTTCTCTTGATGACACTCAATAGGCCCGAAGTAATGAATGCGACTAACGCGCGTTTACATTGGGAGTTAACCAAAATTTGGGCCGTCATTCAGGACGACGATTCAGTTAAAAACGTTGTGGTAACCGGTGCTGGTGATCGTGCATTCTCAGCAGGTGGCGACTTAGATTGGGTGTCAGGAATGGTAGGAAACCCAAAAGCAATCGAAGGCGTGCGCCAAGAGGCCGCAGACCTTGTCTATAATATTTTGAGTTTTGAAAAACCTATTATTTCAGCAATTAACGGTGTTGCCGTTGGTGCTGGTCTAGTGGTCGCTATGTTGGCAGATATTAGTATTATCTCTAAAGAAAAAGGAAAGTTTACAGATGGTCACGTAAAGTTAGGTGTTGCAGCGGGTGACCACGCGGCTATTATTTGGCCTCTATTATGTGGCATGGCGAAAGCGAAATACTATTTAATGACAGCGGAATTTATTAATGGCGAACAAGCCGAAAGTATGGGGATGGTGAGTTTATGTGTGCCACATGATGAGTTAATGGATGAAGCCTTTAGAGTGGCTAATCAATTAGCGAAAGGTAGTCAGTCTGCTATCAATGGCACCAAGAATACACTAAATGGCTGGATGAAAATGGCGTCACCTATTTTTGAAGCGTCGTTACGTGAGGAAATGCTTAATTTCTTAAGTGATGATGCTAAAGAAGGCGTAGCTGCAGTGCGCGAGAAAAGAGCGCCTAACTTCCCATCAGCGCAATAA